TTCATTATAGTAATGTACAAAATAACAGGAATCTTTTGCATCCAGTATAGCATAAGTTTTATTCCGTGTCATACGAGGAAGTTCAATGCTCCCGGGATTGATAAAGAGGATCCCATCCAAATATTCCACACCTGCAATATGTGAATGGCCGAAACATGCGATATTCGCATTTTCCTCTTCAACAGCGTATTTTAATGGCAATAAAGAAGATTTCACCTGATAAAGGTGACCGTGTGTAGCAAAAAGTCGTTGGTTGCCAATTTCCTTGGTTAATTGTTGAGGATAATCATCGTCAAAATCGCAGTTTCCCCTTACTCCATAAAAGCCTTTCATTTCTTCGCTTGTAGAAGGAAGTTCAGAATCACCACAATGGATGAAAAAATCCACTTCCCCTTGATGACGGGCCTTTATTTGCCGTAGCACCTCTGCTTGTCCGTGATTGTCACTAACAATTAAAACTTTCATGCTTCCACTCCTAGTTTTTGCGGGAGAGCATCTCCCACTGATTGGTTAATTGACTGATGGCATTTCCTCTGTGACTGATTTCACTTTTTTCCTCTTTAGATAGTTGGGCCATTGTCCTCTGTTTCTCATTCACATAGAAAATAGGATCATAGCCGAAGCCATTCTCCCCTATTGGCTCTTGAGAGATGGTTCCTTCACATGTCCCGCGAACAGTAAACTTTTCTCCTTCAGGATCCACTACCGCAAGGACACATACAAACCGTGCCGTACGCTTTTCATCCGGAACGCCCTTTATTCCATCAAGTACCTTTTGAATATTTTTTCTATCATCCTTTTCCATACCCGCATAACGTGCAGAGTACACACCCGGTTCACCATTTAATGCATCTACCTCCAGGCCAGAATCATCAGCGAGCACAATCTTCCCAAGGTGTGCTGACACCGCCTCTGCCTTCAACAATGCATTTTCTTCAAAAGTTGTACCTGTTTCCTCTACGTCATGTACTTCAGGAAAATCAGCAAGAGATTTCACTTGGAATCCTTTTGGTTCCAAAATCACTTTAAAATCCTTTACCTTTCCAGGGTTATTGGTCGCAATAATTATTTCCATCATCTTAATTTTCTCCTTTTCCTCTATCGATAATACTTTGTGCCAATGTTCCCAAAGCTTTCTTTTGTTCCTCTATCACATGTAAAATACCTTCTTCAGACAAGTCCAACAGTTCATTAAGCTGTTTTCTTGTAAAAGTTGCTTCTTCTCCCGTTCCTTGCAGTTCAACCAAATCCAAACCGCCGGTCATGATGACGTTCATATCCACTTGGGCAGTGGAATCTTCTATGTAGTTTAAATCAAGCAAGGCTTGGCCGTCTTTCATCACGCCAACGGATGTCGCTGCTAAAAAATCCGTAACAGGGAGACTTGCTATTTTCTTTGCTTCTACTAGTTTTTGAAAAGCTAGAACCATCGCCACAAAAGCTCCGGTGATAGACGCCGTTCTTGTACCCCCGTCCGCCTGAATGACATCACAGTCGATCCAAATTGTTTTTTCACCTATTTTATCCAGCTCTACAATCGAACGGAGAGCTCGACCGATTAACCGCTGAATTTCCATTGTTCTGCCGGTGACCTTGCCCTTCGTGGACTCCCGCATTGTTCTTTTTTCGGTTGCCCGTGGAAGCATGGAATACTCTGCTGTGATCCATCCTTTTCCTCCACCGCGCATAAAAGGGGGCACTCTGTCTTCTATCGTGGCAGAACAAATTACTTTCGTGTTGCCAACACTAATTAATACCGATCCTTCAGGATGTGTAATGTAGTCCGTAATTATTTCAATCGCTCTTAATTGATTTTGCTCTCTACCATCTGTTCTTGACATTCTTACTAGCTCCTTTTATCTCCAATAAAAATAAAGAAGAGGCAGCATAGCACCTCTTCTAATCATTCTTCCCTTAGTATAACAAAATTCAGTCGTTAAAACCTTCCTGTGTTTACTTTTTCAGGGCGTGCGACAGGTTCTGAAATGTTTGTTCCATCCGTTGCCATCAAACCGCCTTCCCCATCAACCGTAATCGCAATGCTTTCAACCCCTGTTTGTTCAGTCAATGTCAAAACCAGTGAATCAACAATGGATTTTGATACAATTCTTCCTTCAAGGCCAAGGATAGCCTCATTGAAGTTCAATACCAGATTTCCATCGGCCAGTACCGGCTCATCCAGAAGGGCCACTTCATTTGACAAATCATTGGTTAAACCGGAAGTATGGGAAGGACCATTGATCAGCGCGTCTACAATCGCTGAAAACTTTTCTTTCCCTTCCAAATTTAAACGTGAGGTAACAGGGACATAGTAAGGGTCTCCGTTACTGCTTTCTGCCATAAAGTACAATGTAACAGCACGGGAATTCATTAAATCCACCGCTTCAGCAGTATTAAAATTAATTCCATTTGCTCTACTCACACCATCGCCAATCGGCGTTTGATTGACTGGCATCACTGTTTGCTCATGCCCGTTGACCATGATTTGCACCTTTTCCACATTTTCAAACTGGGTCAGTGTCCAAGTGATGGCTTGAAGGATTCTTTCTTCATCTGCTTTATCATAATTAGCAAATTCTTTCGAGAAGTCAGCGACAATCGTCCCATCCTCTTTAAGGTTTACGTCCACTTCCGTCCCAGCCGGCAGAACGGCTCTAAAACCGTTTGGAAGCAACTCATCCACCGGACCTCCGGCAACTAAGTATTCTAAAGCTTGTTTCGCTACTTCATCAGTTCTTGGAAGCTCTAAGGTTTGCGAAACAACGTATCCATTACTATCAATTAAGTATAATTCTCTTTGCACATTTTCTGAAACAGCTGCTTCTTCCCCATCCGTTTCTTCGCCTGATGTATCCGTTTCTGCACCAGTTTCACTTGCGGCATCATCTACATATGAAACATCTTGCGGAATATCCTCTTCTTTTCCTGCCTGCTCGTCACCTCCAAATAATCCACATCCAGATAACAATACAGAAGAAGCAAGCACGGCAGCAGCAGTCAATTTCACTTTTTTATGAGACATAGGTTTCCCTCCTAAGACGGTTTGTACTACTATGTATACGAGCTATTCCCAAAAATAGACCGAGCTTTGGAAAAAGTTTTGTCCCACAAAATGAACGCAAAAAAACAGGGCGGAAAGCCTCCGTCCTGTTTCCTTATTTCTTATATCCCAATCGGATCCAACACAATCGTCTGTACATTTTCAATAGGCTGTTCAAAAAGCTTGCTTGCTATCTTTTCAAAAAGCTCTTTCGAACCTGTTGTGTAAAATTGATGGTTTTCTGTACGCTGTTTTTTATTCAATAGTTTTTTGAAGTTAAGGATAGTACTTACTTCGCGAGCTGTTTCATCACCAGAACTGATTAATTGAATGCCATCCCCCATAACCGCCTGAATGGTAGGGGTTAACAGCGGATAATGCGTACAGCCAAGAATTAGTGTGTCTATTTTCGACCCTTTAAATAGGTGAAGGGTATCTTCCACTATTTCTTTCGCACGCTCTCCTTCAAATTCGCCACTTTCCACTAATGGAACAAAGTTTGGACACGCCAAGCTTTCTACCTTTACTTCATTGTTAATGGATTTCAATGCATTGGCATATGCACCACTGTTGATGGTCCCTACAGTCCCAATGACACCAACCTGATAATTGGATGTAACCTTCAAGGCCGTTCTAGCCCCAGGGTCCACTACTCCTATTACCGGGATGTCCAACTGCTCCCGTATCTCATCCAACACGACAGCAGTTGCTGTGTTACAGGCGATAACAAGCATTTTTATATCATGCGTCAATAAATATCTTGTCATCTCCCATGTATATAGACGAACTTCATCAACAGGCCTAGGTCCATACGGGCAACGCGCTGTATCTCCTAAGTAAATAATGCGCTCTTTCGGCAACTGACGCATAATTTCCTTCGCAACGGTCAACCCGCCAACACCAGAATCAATAACTCCAATTGGTCTTTGCAACTAAATCCCTCATTCTTTCATTTCTAGATGTAATCGTGCTAAACACTTTTCTAACATGAAAATTTCATCTTTGGAATAGTTCTTTAGTATGTTTTGCAAATAGTCCTGACGTTTTTTCACCACTTCAGCAATGATACGCTCTCCTTCTTCTAAAAGGTGAATGCGTACAACACGGCGGTCATTAGGATCCTTCACACGTTGAACCAATTCATTCTTTTCCATACGGTCCACAAGATCTGTGGTCGTACTGCAAGCTAAATACATTTTTGTGGACAATTCACCGATTGTCATATCTCCACCTTCAAGAAGCCATTGCAGTGCAACAAATTGCGGAGGAGTAATGGTGTAATTGCTTAAAATTTCGCGACCCTTTTGTTTTACTAAAGTCGCTATGTATCTTAACGATTTCTCAATATCTGCTACCAATTGTGGATCCTGCAATACTGCTTCATTCTGATTCGTCATTCTCGACCCTCTTTCTTCCCTTTTTCTTTTTATCTAAGCTCTTTTCTCCAGATAAGTTGCTTATCTGAACATAGATGTCATGTAGTCTGTGTCTAGTATGTTTATTTTCTTATGTTTTCATATAAAATGCAAGATGTAAAGGCTTATAAACATATTTACCCACATAGAAATACTTGGGTTTATTCAAAGGTAAATAACCGACTACCACTCTTAACTGTTTGGTCAGAAGATAGTCGGCAGTTTAAGTTAAAGCTCTAATTCTCCCATGCGAAGAAGCTCGACAACTGCTTGGGAACGCCCCTTTACTCCCAGCTTTTGCATAGCATTTGAAATGTGGTTCCGAACTGTCTTTTCACTGATAAACAACTCACCAGCAATCTCTTTGGTTGTCTTATCCTGAACTAACAGCTCAAATACTTCTCTTTCTCTTTTGGTAAGCAATGGCTTTGGTTGAAACTCTTTCTCCTTCAATAATTGTAACCCTCCTTGCCTTAGCCAGAGCTGAACTAGCGGATGGGTGTATATTTAGTCATGGTATAATATGTTAGAAGGAGGGCGGGAGTTACATGTATTTATTCGTATTTTATATTATTTTTTCAATGTTTCTCGGGAAAGAAAGAGATTTCGTTGTTCTTCACTCCATGCTTCCCCTTTTCCAGTGTGCTTATTGAGTTGTACCATACGTCCTCTTCCGACAAAACACGGCTCTCCATTCCCCTTTCTACCTAAGTAATGCAGATCAACAGAAGATGTTCCTACTTGCTGTGCTTTTACGGATACTTCAAGCTCTTCTCCAAAATAAACCTGCTGCAGGAAATCGCATTGCAGATCGGCTACGACTGGAATGGTGTTGCTTCCTGCCTGCGTCCAGTCTTGCATAAAGCCGAGACTTTTGAAGAATTCGATTCTAGCTTCTTCAAAATAGACGAACGGTACTGTGTTGTTAAGGTGTCCGAACATATCAGTTTCAGAAAATCTTACTCTTACTCCATGACTGAATGAGAACTCATTCATCCATTGTTGCAAATCTTCTATATAAGCTAGTTTTTTCATAACCTATTCCTCCTCTAATTTAAAATATTGATGTTCGGTATAACTCCCTCTTTCCTTTCGTTCCAGGTGTTCGCTTTTCGCGGGACGGTGCTTGAGCCTCCTCGGCTTCGCCTGTGGGGTCTCAATCTACCGTTACTCCCCCGCAGGACAAGGAAGGCTTCGGCAGCAATTCATCTCACGAAGAAAATGCGTTAGCATTTTTGAGGAGTCTCACACCTTGCACTTCAGTCAACAGGGGGGGAACTGCTTTAGAATTATAAAAATTGAAGGGATCAACCTAGTTGATTGTAGTGGAAGGCGCGCAGACTTCCGCGGGAGGAAGGGACAGGGGAGACCCCTCAGGCTTGCCGAGGAGGCTCCCGGACCGCCCGCAGAAAAGCGAAGCGCCTGGAACGGAAATCAACTGTCGTTTAAATCATTCTGAATTTTTAGATATATATATTTGTAAAAAACGCCTCTTTTCGCAAAGAGGCGTTCTGTTGGTTAAGCTTGGTCGGAACCAAAGAAGTTTCTGAACATTTGAACCGTCGTGTCGCGGTTAAGCGCAGCGATGGATGTAGTAAGCGGAATACCTTTCGGGCAAGACTGCACACAGTTCTGTGAGTTACCGCAGTTTGCAAGACCTCCATCTCCCATGATTGCTTCAAGACGCTCAGACTTGTTCATTTCCCCAGTTGGATGCGCGTTGAATAGACGCACTTGGGAAAGTGGTGCAGGACCGATGAACTCGGACTTGCTGTTTACGTTCGGGCAAGCTTCCAAGCAAACCCCACATGTCATACATTTGGAAAGCTCATATGCCCATTGGCGTTTTTTCTCAGGCATACGAGGACCAGGTCCAAGATCGTATGTGCCATCGATTGGAATCCATGCTTTTACCTTTTTCAAGGAATCAAACATGCGGCTTCTGTCTACTTGAAGGTCACGTACAACTGGGAATGTGCTCATCGGCTCAAGTACGATTGGTTGCTCCAATTGGTCCACAAGCGCTGTACAGGATTGACGCGGCTTGCCATTGATGACCATTGAACATGCTCCACATACTTCTTCCAAACAGTTCATATCCCAGTTTACAGGAGTCGTCTCTTTTCCATCTTTATTGACGGGGTTACGACGAACTTCCATAAGCGCAGAGATTACGTTCATGTTCGGGCGGTATGCCAATTCAAAAGTTTCATAGTAAGGGGTTCCCTCGGGACCATCTTGACGCTTCACTTTAAACGTTACAGTTTTAGTTTGTTCAGCCATCATTCTTTACCCCCTTTTTTCTTAGAGTAGTCACGCTTACGCGGCGGAATCAAGCTTACATCTACCTCTTCGTAATGGAACTCAGGTGCAGATTTAGGACCTGTGAATTTCGCCATTGTTGTTTTTAAGAATTCTTCGTCATTACGCTCTGGGAAGTCCGGTTTGTAATGCGCTCCACGACTCTCATTACGGTTGTATGCACCGATTGTGATAACACGAGCCAATTGAAGCATATGTTGCAGCTGACGAGTGAACGCCGCTCCTTGGTTGCTCCATTTTGCCGTATCGTGGATGTTGATATTATCATAACGCTCAAGAAGTTCTTGAATTTTTTCATCCGTTTGCTTCAGCTTGTCGTTGTAACGAACAACTGTTACGTTGTCTGTCATCCACTCTCCAAGCTCTTTATGAAGCACATACGCATTCTCTGTGCCGTTCATTGTCATGATTTTGTTCCACTTTGCTTCTTCTTCTTTTACATAACGATCGAAAAGAGACGTTCCAAGAGAATCGGTGGATTTTTCTAATCCATTCATGTATTCTACTGCTTTTGGACCAGCTACCATACCACCGTAGATTGCAGATAGTAAGGAGTTCGCTCCAAGACGGTTTGCACCATGCTGAGAATAATCACATTCACCTGCAGCAAATAATCCA
This window of the Sutcliffiella horikoshii genome carries:
- the rph gene encoding ribonuclease PH; this encodes MSRTDGREQNQLRAIEIITDYITHPEGSVLISVGNTKVICSATIEDRVPPFMRGGGKGWITAEYSMLPRATEKRTMRESTKGKVTGRTMEIQRLIGRALRSIVELDKIGEKTIWIDCDVIQADGGTRTASITGAFVAMVLAFQKLVEAKKIASLPVTDFLAATSVGVMKDGQALLDLNYIEDSTAQVDMNVIMTGGLDLVELQGTGEEATFTRKQLNELLDLSEEGILHVIEEQKKALGTLAQSIIDRGKGEN
- a CDS encoding metallophosphoesterase gives rise to the protein MKVLIVSDNHGQAEVLRQIKARHQGEVDFFIHCGDSELPSTSEEMKGFYGVRGNCDFDDDYPQQLTKEIGNQRLFATHGHLYQVKSSLLPLKYAVEEENANIACFGHSHIAGVEYLDGILFINPGSIELPRMTRNKTYAILDAKDSCYFVHYYNEKGEKLSSHTFEK
- the sdhB gene encoding succinate dehydrogenase iron-sulfur subunit, whose amino-acid sequence is MMAEQTKTVTFKVKRQDGPEGTPYYETFELAYRPNMNVISALMEVRRNPVNKDGKETTPVNWDMNCLEEVCGACSMVINGKPRQSCTALVDQLEQPIVLEPMSTFPVVRDLQVDRSRMFDSLKKVKAWIPIDGTYDLGPGPRMPEKKRQWAYELSKCMTCGVCLEACPNVNSKSEFIGPAPLSQVRLFNAHPTGEMNKSERLEAIMGDGGLANCGNSQNCVQSCPKGIPLTTSIAALNRDTTVQMFRNFFGSDQA
- a CDS encoding GerMN domain-containing protein codes for the protein MSHKKVKLTAAAVLASSVLLSGCGLFGGDEQAGKEEDIPQDVSYVDDAASETGAETDTSGEETDGEEAAVSENVQRELYLIDSNGYVVSQTLELPRTDEVAKQALEYLVAGGPVDELLPNGFRAVLPAGTEVDVNLKEDGTIVADFSKEFANYDKADEERILQAITWTLTQFENVEKVQIMVNGHEQTVMPVNQTPIGDGVSRANGINFNTAEAVDLMNSRAVTLYFMAESSNGDPYYVPVTSRLNLEGKEKFSAIVDALINGPSHTSGLTNDLSNEVALLDEPVLADGNLVLNFNEAILGLEGRIVSKSIVDSLVLTLTEQTGVESIAITVDGEGGLMATDGTNISEPVARPEKVNTGRF
- a CDS encoding MarR family winged helix-turn-helix transcriptional regulator, with amino-acid sequence MTNQNEAVLQDPQLVADIEKSLRYIATLVKQKGREILSNYTITPPQFVALQWLLEGGDMTIGELSTKMYLACSTTTDLVDRMEKNELVQRVKDPNDRRVVRIHLLEEGERIIAEVVKKRQDYLQNILKNYSKDEIFMLEKCLARLHLEMKE
- a CDS encoding acyl-CoA thioesterase produces the protein MKKLAYIEDLQQWMNEFSFSHGVRVRFSETDMFGHLNNTVPFVYFEEARIEFFKSLGFMQDWTQAGSNTIPVVADLQCDFLQQVYFGEELEVSVKAQQVGTSSVDLHYLGRKGNGEPCFVGRGRMVQLNKHTGKGEAWSEEQRNLFLSRETLKK
- the gerE gene encoding spore germination transcription factor GerE — encoded protein: MKEKEFQPKPLLTKREREVFELLVQDKTTKEIAGELFISEKTVRNHISNAMQKLGVKGRSQAVVELLRMGELEL
- a CDS encoding XTP/dITP diphosphatase; translated protein: MMEIIIATNNPGKVKDFKVILEPKGFQVKSLADFPEVHDVEETGTTFEENALLKAEAVSAHLGKIVLADDSGLEVDALNGEPGVYSARYAGMEKDDRKNIQKVLDGIKGVPDEKRTARFVCVLAVVDPEGEKFTVRGTCEGTISQEPIGENGFGYDPIFYVNEKQRTMAQLSKEEKSEISHRGNAISQLTNQWEMLSRKN
- the racE gene encoding glutamate racemase, translating into MQRPIGVIDSGVGGLTVAKEIMRQLPKERIIYLGDTARCPYGPRPVDEVRLYTWEMTRYLLTHDIKMLVIACNTATAVVLDEIREQLDIPVIGVVDPGARTALKVTSNYQVGVIGTVGTINSGAYANALKSINNEVKVESLACPNFVPLVESGEFEGERAKEIVEDTLHLFKGSKIDTLILGCTHYPLLTPTIQAVMGDGIQLISSGDETAREVSTILNFKKLLNKKQRTENHQFYTTGSKELFEKIASKLFEQPIENVQTIVLDPIGI